Proteins encoded by one window of Sorex araneus isolate mSorAra2 chromosome 3, mSorAra2.pri, whole genome shotgun sequence:
- the LRRC74A gene encoding leucine-rich repeat-containing protein 74A, with the protein MDKDTESLPRPPSSDETLYCEADASTVVVEKDKTAQENPETDLEVEDTEKFFTTGQKELYLEACKLVGVVPVSRFLRTMDETVVNLNHHGLGPKGIKAIAITLVSNTTVTTLEVADNFITEKGTKYLMEMLQENYYLQELNISENQLGFEGARIISDFLQKNSSSVSKLQLSGNCLGDSAAELLCQALSYNYQIKVLDLSHNEFADKAGEELGLMLSLNIGLKSLDLSWNHIHTRGAVALCSGLRTNVTLEKLYLSMNGFRNEGASTLGDILKVNSCLTHLDISSNDISNEGVNKISRGLEVNESLKILNLFLNPINVEGALLLIMAIRRNTKSVMEELDISNVLVSEQFIKILEGVYAMHPQLDVCYKSVQGQSAKKKASKWKNCLKMIQKYADQNKISITDFFVRLNPKGTLKMPIGEFRKVLVQQHDVPLTRYHIRELIKELEDQTGMVDFSVIAREKLWQPPASEERMQTRGAPVGPVAPGVGEAPAGH; encoded by the exons ACACGGAGAAATTCTTCACCACTGGGCAGAAGGAGCTGTACCTGGAGGCCTGCAAGCTGGTGGGCGTCGTGCCCGTCTCCCGCTTCCTTCGCACCATGGACGAGACCGTGGTGAACCTCAACCACCATGGGCTGGGGCCCAAGGGGATCAAGGCCATCGCCATCACCCTGGTG TCGAACACAACTGTGACCACGCTGGAGGTGGCAGACAATTTCATCACGGAGAAGGGCACGAAGTACCTGATGGAGATGCTCCAGGAGAACTACTACCTGCAGGAGCTg AATATTTCCGAAAACCAACTGGGATTCGAGGGAGCCAGAATCATCTCAGACTTCCTTCAGAAAAATTCCTCTTCCGTCTCCAAGCTCCAGCTCTCAG GAAACTGCCTCGGGGACAGCGCCGCGGAGCTGCTCTGCCAAGCCCTGTCG TACAACTACCAGATTAAGGTGTTGGATCTCAGCCACAACGAATTCGCTGATAAGGCAGGGGAGGAGCTGGGACTGATGCTGA gccTCAACATCGGACTCAAGTCTCTGGACCTGAGCTGGAATCACATCCACACCCGCGGAGCCGTGGCCCTGTGCAGTGGCCTCCGG ACGAACGTGACCCTGGAGAAGCTGTATCTCTCCATGAATGGCTTTAGGAATGAGGGGGCTTCGACCCTTGGGGACATCCTCAAAGTCAACAGCTGCCTCACCCATCTGGATATCAGCAGCAACGACATCAGCAATGAAGGAGTGAACAAAATCAGCCGAGGACTGGAGGTCAACGAGAGCCTCAAAATTCTGAAT cttTTCCTGAACCCCATAAATGTGGAAGGGGCTCTTTTACTCATCATGGCCATCAGGAGGAACACCAAGTCCGTGATGGAAGAGCTCGACATTTCT AACGTGCTGGTGTCCGAGCAGTTCATCAAGATCCTGGAAGGTGTGTACGCCATGCACCCGCAGCTGGACGTGTGCTACAAGAGCGTGCAAGGCCAGAGCGCCAAGAAGAAGGCGTCCAAATGGAAAAACTGCCTCAAGATGATACAG AAATATGCGGATCAAAACAAAATCTCCATCACAGATTTTTTCGTGCGCCTGAACCCCAAGGGAACCCTCAAGATGCCCATAGGCGAGTTCCGGAAAGTTCTGGTGCAG CAGCACGACGTCCCTCTCACCCGGTACCACATCAGGGAGCTCATCAAGGAACTCGAGGACCAGACGGGCATGGTGGACTTCAG TGTCATCGCAAGGGAGAAGTTGTGGCAGCCGCCTGCTTCGGAAGAACGCATGCAGACCCGAGGGGCTCCTGTGGGCCCAGTGGCCCCGGGAGTGGGCGAAGCACCTGCTGGACACTGA